GAATATCTGGTTGTCCTGGCTCAGCACATAGACCTGCCCGTTGGCGACGGACGGCGCGCCGCGCAGCGGCCCGCCCGGCTTGGCGCGCCACACGACGCTGCCGTCCGCGGCGTTCACCGCGACGACATCGCCCAGCCCGTCGGTGGCATACAGCTTGCCCTCGTCATAACTGACGCCGCCGCCGAAACGCGCGGAACGGTTGTCGTCGTTCTCGGGCAGCGCGCGCGTCCACAGCTTCGCTCCGGTATCGGCCGCGAAGGCGTGCAGCGTCGCATCGACGTCGACCGCGAACAACTTGTTCTCGGCGATGACCGGCCCGGCGGCGAGCCGCGCGCGGTTGCTGCCGCCGTTGATCTGCGCGCTCCAGACCTTGGCCGGCTTCGGGGAGGCGAGGAGCAGGTTGCCCATCGACTTGGCCGCATTGCCGCCCGGCTGCGTCCAGGCGTCGTTCGCCACCGCGGTCGGCAGGGTGACGGGAACGTTCTCCAGCCCCTTGTCGACGGTCGCCTGATTCTCGGACATCAGGATGGGCACGCGTTGCCCGATGGTCGGCGTCTTCTTGGGAGAACCCTTGAAGATGCCGCAGCCGCTCAACCCCACCAGCGCGGCGAGCGCCAGGCCGGTCGCCACCCGTGTCGTCATCGCGTCGTCACACCTTCGTTCTGGGCCGGGGCGGTCGCGCCCGGCGCCTTGGGCGCCGCGGCAGGGGTGCCGGTCGCCTTGTCATCCAATACGCCCGCCATCTGAACGGCGCGTTGACGCAGCGAGCGCGGCACCTGCTCGTCGGCGGCGATCCGCGCGAAGACCTGTCCGGCCAGGTCGCGGCGGCCCTGTTGCAGGTATGCGGCCGCCATCAACTCGCCCGCGCTGCCCAGCCACGGATTGCCCGCGACTGCCAGCGGGCGCATCCGCTCGGCGACGACGTCGGGCTTCAGCGTGTCGAATTCGGCGCTGGTCTGGCGGATCAGCGCCAGGTCACGGAACGGCTGCGCCACCGACGCATCCTGTGCAATGCCGGCGAACTTGGCCGCGGCACCCTTCAAGTCGTTCTTCTGGAGGAGCACGTCGGCTTGCGTGAAGGTCGCGGCGACGCGGTATCCGACGCGACCCGACTGCGTCAGCGTCGCAAGCGGGGCCGCGGCCGCATTGGCGTCGTTGGAGGCTAGCGCATCATAGGCGGCCTGCAACTGCTCTCCTTCGCGTCCCGCCGCCTGCTCCTGGCGATGCTGCCAGAAAAGGTACGCACCGAACGCGGCCAGCGCCACGACGATCGCGACGATGATCGCGATGCCATAGCGGCGCCAGACGTGCATCGCCTGGTCGCGACGCAACTCGTCGTCGACCTCGCGCAGGAACGCTTCATTGTTTTGCGGCGTCAGGGCCACCTAATACTCCGGGCTATACGGAAAACGACCGGCGTGTAGCCGCTCGCCAGGGGAAACGGAAGGGCCGGCTATTCGCGCGGCGCGTACAGCTGCTCCGCGGTGGGAAACGCCCGCGTGCGGACCTCCTCGGCATATTGCTGCGCGCGCTCGGCGACGAAGCCGGCCATGTCGCCGTAGCGCTTCACGAAGCGCGGCGTCCGCTCGAACAAGCCCAGCATGTCCTCGGCGACCAGCACCTGCCCGTCGCAGCGCGCCGATGCCCCGATGCCGATCGTCGGGATCGCGATCGCGGTCGTGATCTCGACGGCGATCGGCTCCACGACGCCTTCGATCACCAGCGCGAACGCGCCTGCCGCCGCGATCGCATGCGCGTCGGCGACGATCTTCTGCGCTTCCTCGGGCGTGCGCCCCCTGGCACCATAGCCGCCCAGCACGTTCACCGCCTGCGGCGTGAGGCCGATATGTCCCACGACCGGAATGCCGCGCTCGACCAGGAACGCCACCGTCGGCGCCATCGCGACCCCGCCTTCCAGCTTCACCGCCGCCGCGCCGGTCTGCTTGAGCAGCATGGCAGCGTTCTCGAACGCCTGCGCAGGCGACGCCTCGTAGCTGCCGAACGGCATGTCGACCACCACGGTCGCATGATGGCTGCCGCGCACCACCGCCGCGCCGTGCGCCGCCATCATCTCCAGCGTCACCGGCACCGTCGAGGGCAGGCCGTAGATCACCTGCCCCAGGCTGTCGCCGACCAGCAGCATGTCGCAATGCGGGTCCATCAACTGCGCCATGCGCACGGTATAGGCGGTCAGCATCACCAGCGGCGCGGCGCTGCCCGCGGCGATCGCGGCCTTGCGTGCGCGAATCGCCGGAACGGTCAGCCGCTTCATCGGCGCGGATACCGGGGTGGCGCGGCTGGTGGCGGTGTCGATGGTGAAGGTCGTGGACATGGGCGCCGTGCTACGCCAGCGCGCTCAAACGATCCAGCCGCGTCGCCGCGCGAGATGCGCCAGGTGCAGCGCCAGCGCGCCGAACGCCAGGATCAGCAGCGGAAAGTACAGCACGTATGGCCCCTTGACGGCGATGATGTCGGTCATCGCGAACATCCATCCGAACTGGATCATGACCGCCACCAGCGACACCGTCAGCAGCGCGACCGCGTGTCGCGACCGCAGCAGCAGCGCCACCGCGCCGAGCAGCATCGTGCCCGTCGCGATCGCATAGTCGAGTCGATACCACAGCGGCAGGCGGTCGAAGAGCGCGCGGTCATAGTCGCTCGCCGCCGCCATCGCATCGGCACCTTGCGTCAGCTGCGTGAAACATGCCCAGCAGCCGAGCGCACCCCACAGCAGCAGCATTGCCACCACGATCCGATACCACCACGGCGCGCGACTTGCCCGATCCCTGTCCATCGCTCAGGTCGTAATCATGTCGACCGGCGGCGGCGACTGGTAATCCGCCATCCGCATCAACTCGTCCGTGCGCAGCAGCGTCACGTCCCTGCCGGCCAGCGCGATCAGCCCGTCCTGCCGCATGACCTGCAAGGTGCGATTAACGTGGACGCTCGTCAGCCCGAGCGTGTCGGCCAGCATCTCCTGCGTCAACGGCATCGGAAACGAGCGTTCGCTGGCGAGGCCGACGTCGAGCAACCGGTCGCGAAGCTCCAGCAACAGGTGCGCGAAGCGCTCGATCGCCGATTGCCGCCCAAGCCGCGCGGTCCCGTCGAGCAGGTGGTGGAGCGTCTGCATCGCATGCCGGCGCAAGGCCTCGTCGAACAGCGCGATGTCGGGCCCCCGGAGCCCGTCGAGGTCGATCAGGGTCACCGGCGTCAGCGCGACGATCGTCGCAGGATTGGGCAAGCGACGGTCGAGCACCATCAGGTCGCCGGGCACGAACAGGTGCTGGATCTGCCGCCGGCCGTCCGCGAAATGCCGGACGTACGCCGCCCACCCCGATCGCAACGCCGGTACGCCCGCCACCATTTCTCCATCATGCGCGATCTCGCGGCGCGAGCGGACGTTGCGCGCCAGGAAGCGCCGCGTCCGGATCCCGATCGTGTCGGCGAGGCCCGGGGAAAGCCGGTCGAGTCGCCGCCGCACCGGATCGCTGCCGTCGATCGTCACCGGTGACGGCGGATCGATGCCGGCGAACGGCCCGCGACGCTCGACCCGGATCATGGCCCCGGGCGCGGGCCACCCGCCTCGCTGCTGCTGTCGTGGTCGGCGGCTGCGGCCATCCTCGTTCTCCCGCTCGGGAGCCGGACGACGTAGCCGCTGTGAAACACATCCGGTTCCACGCGCTCGTGCCACATCGCCCCGATGCTACATACATCATAGCAGGCGAAGCGTCTGAGACCGAAGGTATAATTGCGGATTGTAACTCTTGGTCGGGGCGACAGGATTCGAACCTGCGACCCCCACACCCCCAGTGTGCATCTGCTAAACTCAAGATGATCTACAGTTGTCAGATCGGATACGTGAAGAGTCCTAAAAACCTTAGCAAATGCGAACGATTTCGCGTCACTTGCGCCCTGCCGTCACCCGCTGTCATAAGCGCGGTGGCGACTCCGTGGCGACTCAGGTGATACATGCCGACTCTAAAGTTAGGCCGTAAGGCACTGTCCAATCTGCCGACGATCACCCGTCCGACAATCTTCTACGATGCGGAGTTAAAAGGGTTTGGCTTGAAGGCCCTCCCGCCCAGCGGCCGACACGCCGCAGGCAGCCGCTCGTGGATCGTCGAATATCGCCCTGGGTCAGGCGGTCG
The genomic region above belongs to Sphingomonas phyllosphaerae 5.2 and contains:
- a CDS encoding tetratricopeptide repeat protein, encoding MALTPQNNEAFLREVDDELRRDQAMHVWRRYGIAIIVAIVVALAAFGAYLFWQHRQEQAAGREGEQLQAAYDALASNDANAAAAPLATLTQSGRVGYRVAATFTQADVLLQKNDLKGAAAKFAGIAQDASVAQPFRDLALIRQTSAEFDTLKPDVVAERMRPLAVAGNPWLGSAGELMAAAYLQQGRRDLAGQVFARIAADEQVPRSLRQRAVQMAGVLDDKATGTPAAAPKAPGATAPAQNEGVTTR
- the panB gene encoding 3-methyl-2-oxobutanoate hydroxymethyltransferase encodes the protein MSTTFTIDTATSRATPVSAPMKRLTVPAIRARKAAIAAGSAAPLVMLTAYTVRMAQLMDPHCDMLLVGDSLGQVIYGLPSTVPVTLEMMAAHGAAVVRGSHHATVVVDMPFGSYEASPAQAFENAAMLLKQTGAAAVKLEGGVAMAPTVAFLVERGIPVVGHIGLTPQAVNVLGGYGARGRTPEEAQKIVADAHAIAAAGAFALVIEGVVEPIAVEITTAIAIPTIGIGASARCDGQVLVAEDMLGLFERTPRFVKRYGDMAGFVAERAQQYAEEVRTRAFPTAEQLYAPRE
- a CDS encoding Crp/Fnr family transcriptional regulator, which produces MIRVERRGPFAGIDPPSPVTIDGSDPVRRRLDRLSPGLADTIGIRTRRFLARNVRSRREIAHDGEMVAGVPALRSGWAAYVRHFADGRRQIQHLFVPGDLMVLDRRLPNPATIVALTPVTLIDLDGLRGPDIALFDEALRRHAMQTLHHLLDGTARLGRQSAIERFAHLLLELRDRLLDVGLASERSFPMPLTQEMLADTLGLTSVHVNRTLQVMRQDGLIALAGRDVTLLRTDELMRMADYQSPPPVDMITT